A region from the Rosa rugosa chromosome 6, drRosRugo1.1, whole genome shotgun sequence genome encodes:
- the LOC133715868 gene encoding uncharacterized protein LOC133715868 — MPSLKKLSRSNGGSRISRTIGGGSWTQKEPIKFVCDEGRSIGVKRKLRYHNQGSDQHVQWCLDEYTSVEVANSCAIFRLRKNERQYKSLCGICVEDFFQPLPLGRALGNLGQVFIG, encoded by the exons ATGCCTTCGCTGAAGAAATTGAGCCGGTCTAATGGTGGTTCAAGGATCAGCCGAACAATTGGCGGTGGTAGTTGGACTCAGAAGGAGCCAATCAAGTTTGTGTGCGACGAGGGCAGATCAATTGGGGTGAAGAGAAAGCTTAGATATCACAACCAAGGGTCAGATCAACATGTGCAGTGGTGTTTGGATGAGTATACTAGTGTTGAGGTTGCTAATTCATGTGCAATTTTCCGGCTCCGGAAAAACGAGCGACAATACAAATCACTGTGTGGTATTTGTGTGGAAGACTTCTTTCAGCCTCTACCATTAG GAAGAGCCTTGGGAAATTTGGGACAGGTATTCATCGGTTAA